A stretch of Cygnus olor isolate bCygOlo1 chromosome 16, bCygOlo1.pri.v2, whole genome shotgun sequence DNA encodes these proteins:
- the PMEPA1 gene encoding protein TMEPAI isoform X3, with protein sequence MMVMVVVITCLLNHYKLSARSFISRHSQGRRRDENLSSEGSLWPSESTVSGNGIAEQQIYTPRPSDRLAVPSFLQRDRFNRFQPTYPYLQHEIDLPPTISLSDGEEPPPYQGPCTLQLRDPEQQMELNRESVRAPPNRTIFDSDLIDNSVYGGPCPPSSNSGISATCYGSNGRMEGPPPTYSEVIGHYPGSTFYQHQQNNSGMPSLLEGSRLHHSQINGLESTTAWNKEKEKQKGHPF encoded by the exons ATGATGGTGATGGTGGTTGTGATAACCTGTCTGCTGAACCACTACAAACTCTCTGCGCGATCCTTCATCAGTCGGCACAGCCAAGGGAGGCGGAGAGATGAGAATCTGTCATCA GAGGGCAGCCTGTGGCCGTCGGAAAGCACGGTGTCGGGGAACGGGATAGCAGAG cagcaAATCTACACCCCGAGGCCCAGCGACCGGCTGGCGGTGCCGTCATTCCTGCAGAGGGACCGCTTCAACAGGTTCCAGCCCACCTACCCCTACCTGCAGCACGAGATCGACCTGCCCCCCACCATCTCGCTGTCGGACGGCGAGGAGCCCCCCCCGTACCAGGGACCCTGCACGCTGCAGCTGCGCGACCCCGAGCAGCAAATGGAGCTCAACAGGGAGTCGGTGCGCGCGCCCCCCAACAGAACCATCTTCGACAGTGACTTGATAGATAACTCCGTGTACGGGGGGCCGTGCCCCCCCAGCAGTAACTCTGGCATCAGCGCGACCTGCTATGGGAGCAATGGCAGGATGGAGGGACCGCCGCCGACCTACAGCGAGGTGATCGGGCACTACCCCGGGTCGACGTTTTACCAGCACCAGCAGAACAACAGCGGGATGCCCTCGCTCTTGGAGGGCAGCAGACTCCATCATTCACAAATCAATGGCCTTGAGAGCACAACCGCGtggaacaaagagaaagagaaacaaaaagggcaccccttttaa